The following coding sequences are from one Bradyrhizobium sp. WSM471 window:
- the flaF gene encoding flagellar biosynthesis regulator FlaF: protein MSNSAASAYARVATTTASPRDIEAQTLLKAANKLQDAINSAEPFSEQTTQALMFNRKLWTIFLSEAMRENNPQPIDVRQKIANISVFVLSQTAALQMSPQFDHFRPLIEINRNIAAGLSGRP, encoded by the coding sequence ATGTCGAATTCCGCTGCCTCGGCCTACGCGCGTGTTGCAACGACCACCGCATCTCCTCGCGACATCGAAGCGCAGACCCTGCTCAAGGCCGCGAACAAGCTTCAGGATGCGATCAACAGCGCCGAGCCGTTCAGCGAACAGACCACGCAGGCGCTGATGTTCAATCGCAAGCTCTGGACGATTTTCCTGAGCGAGGCCATGCGCGAGAACAATCCGCAGCCGATCGACGTCCGGCAGAAGATCGCCAACATCAGCGTGTTCGTGCTGAGCCAGACCGCCGCGCTGCAGATGAGCCCGCAGTTCGATCACTTCCGTCCGCTGATCGAGATCAACCGCAATATCGCCGCTGGTCTGTCCGGCCGTCCGTGA